The Oryza brachyantha chromosome 7, ObraRS2, whole genome shotgun sequence genomic interval AGATCGATAGCCGGATCGATCAAACAGCCCGAAAACGACGGCAAATATCCCCATCAAGCAAGCGTCCTGCCGCTGCGGTTTTTCAGGGCCCTTTTATATACCCTCTCCGGTTTTTCTATTTGACGTCCTTAgtctagatatatatttaatcattcatcttatttaaacgttttgtgtaaatatataaaattataaagtatGTCTAAAGtgcttttaataataaattaaattacaacaaaatatctaatatatattaataaaatgaatgataaacatagacaaaataaaaatcaaccatgtgaaataaaaaaattatcatgcaGCTAATCAGGGGCGCGTCTGCATGCGCACGTCGTCGCCACTTGGACGCGGCACGCGCGATCGATCGCCTTGCTTCGCTTCGCCGTCTCGTTGCGTTTGTCGCGGCCAGTGGCCacgaccgacggcgacggcgacgccggcgagcgaTATGATCctcctcgctcgctcgctctgCTGCAGGTTGGTGAGCCTGACCAATCCGGTGGGTCGCCGTCAGAGCGAAAGCGACGCCGCCGTGTCGCCATTGGTTTGTTGCCTCGCTACTACGTACGTGCGTACTTACTGATCGCCTGCAACTTCTAGTGGAAGAGCAGAGCACTGGCTAGCTGggtcacatgaaaaaaattagtgttgTTGCTGGCAGTTTACAGCGCCGGAGCCGAAACGCGAAGAGTAACCGTGGCATGAGAAACACCGTCCCTCCGTCGTCTGTGGCTGAGAGGGTTTCTCGCTGGTTCGCCGGCCGGCAAGCCCCGAGCATTGCGCCTTAAAGGTGATTTATACGGCACAATtgattttatgcatatatacaaaatataagttataattaaaatatattaataaaataaaataaaaataatcatgtaagtttttaaataaaataaatagataaatatgtgCCAAAATATTAAAGGcgtcatatattaaaatatggataaaatattatactacTAAGACAGAATAACTTCATACTCTTGATTTATACTACCGTGGCCACGTTCGGTGGCAAGTAACTTACCTTTGGCGgaaacgtagcaatagattagtacacaattatttaattattagttataaaaaaatttaaaagtagattaatatgattttttaaagtaactttcctatagaaaattttcgcacaaaacacaccatttagcagtttggaaagtgtgcgcgtgaaaaacaagGGAACCTGTgttaggggtgtttagatggaaaaattgttttggtagaaatgtcacatcggacgtttaaccggatgtcggaaggggttttcggtcataaatgaaaaaacaaatttcgcagctcgcctagaaaccgcgagcggattttttgagcctatttataccatcattagcacatattggttactgtagcacttatgactaatcatggactaattagtctaaaaaaattcgtctcacgatttctcacatgactgtgcaaattagtttttaggttcatctatgtttaatgcttcgaAAAactcgatgtgatgtttttgaaaaaaaaaactaaacaataccTTAataagaaagggaaaaagagcGGGGCATGTACCCATCCTAGAAGAGACATAATGGTTCTTACTCCCAGTTTTCCTCATCGCCAACAGTATCATGGTTAGGTAAAACATGAGGTTACAAAAACGGAGAGAATTAATGCACAAGGTTATCGAGGTAATTAGAAGgatcatcttttggcttttaggtagaaaaagtcaaatgatatatttgcaaacgaaaaataatttgtaaataaaacttttatatatctgttcttagcaatataaaagactgaaaattaaaactatgataaaaaactccaaaatttaatctaaatttaaggttaaaaaatttaattattgacttataagcataaggaaaaaaatgagggTAGGTAAACGAGGGTAACAACCGtatgttttttcttatttagaATTGACATAAATGTAAGTTACTCGAGCATAGAAGTGGTGTTGGTAAGGAGTAATAGAATACAAGTACTTTAAAACACCCTTAAACTGCACAATAAGCAGCATGTAGAATACCCTTAAATTGCACAATAACCAGCATGTAGAATACTGCTAGTAACCGGGAGCCGGTACAGCGTGCGGCCGCATCCGTTTCCTGAGCCCCGAAAAGTCTGCACCACATCACACCATGTGGAAGCAACGCAGCGATACGTTTTCTACTGGCTCAGCTGTGCCGTATTTGTCGAGGCAGCCAGCGGTGGCAGCGACGCCTGAGATGGCGATGCATGCCTCAGATTTCGCTGCAGCcatgaaaatgaattaattcgTGGTAGTAGTTGCCACGTGTATACtggaaaaaaaggagaataTCCAGAAAACCGTTTACATATATGACGTGGATTCGTGGACCTCAGACGTGGCAGCGGTACAGCCATCATATTTGACTACTCTCAGGTGCTTGGACGATTGATTGGTCGCTTGGAAATTGACAgccataaaaaatgaaaaatgcacAGTGGCTTCAGGAAAGTTGGACGCACAATGGAGGAGTGTTCTTTCCGAGGGAAAATAATATTGGAACTGGAGATGTTTGGGCCCAATTTGCAAACAGAAATCCTCACTGGGTCCTCAAAAAAGCCCAGCTCAAATATGGCTTGAATTCCCTACGCTACCAGACCATGGGCCTCAAGCAGTAGAAAACCCCATGAGCCTGAATTTACGGCCCAATCTTTCCTGTAGAGTAAATAGGCCCTTGGATGACTGACGAGCCAGAAATTTGGGCCTTAGGCCTGCTAGGCTACAGTTGGGCCTCATACCTGCTAGGCCCCAAATTGGGCCTTGAGACAACTTGGGCTGGGACTTGGGTCTTAGGCATATTGGGCCGTAAATTGGGCCTTAATTCCAAGAAGGCCAGACTGGGCCCTTACCTACATCTCTCTTTAATTACTCCGTACAAATTTGCAATACAAAGGAGAAGCCTCAGAAAACCCtaggacgacgaggagaagGGCGCGCAGACATGGCGAAGAACCGGAAGAACAAGGGCaagaagggcggcggcggcagcggggtCGCCGCCATGGACACCTCCGAGGGCACCCCCGTGGCATCCACCGCTGCCGCGGCACCAGAACGTAATCTTGCCcttccttccctctctttttttttcctggagCGTAGAGTGGTTTCCTGGTTTCCCCTATCCTAGCTAAGTTGGTGTGTTGTTTTTTCCGTCTGTGATTTGCAGCCATGGATACATCGGAGGGGAAGCAGAAGCCGTCTTCGGCTTCGATTGCGCTCACTTCGGTTAACAGGTAAGCAAAATAATTccaacaattatttttttttgaaaaaaaaaatgtttggttAGTTGTTACGGATGTATGTTCCTTAACTCTTTGCTAAGCCTTTATGGGTGAAATTGAATAATTTGTTGGGTTATTTCGATAACTGAACTTGTAGGATTCGAATTAGAACGCGAAAGAGAGGTTATTGTGGTCCTTAGTTTGATTTGTTGTTGCGAGGAGTGAGGACCTTCGGTTTGTTCGACTTATAGAGCTCTACTTCAATTTATCGGGCTTTATCTCTCTATATAATGCGTCAATAGAACAATTAGTTAAAAGTAATAGTGGTAAGGTTGACATGGGCATGAACTACCTCTCTCTCTTGTGTGTGTGAGTGTGGAATCATGTAGGCCATGATAATCTTTGCCACGTAAATGCTGAGTATATGAGCACTTCACTTCATTTATTTCTAGTTCATGTCATGCACTCCACTTATGCCTTTCTGACTGAGTAGGAGTGTAGGACATTTAAAGCGGCTATGTCTTGTCCATCCTTACATATGATAATATTTCTGTGAAGGTTGAGGATTTTTCAATCTGACTATTCTGACTTTGTTGAAAACTGGCTTCTTTGCATATGGAATATGTTAGTGTAAGGTGTTGTTCCTGTTGTTGTCAGGCGGCAGCCATCTGGTTTGATTT includes:
- the LOC102718290 gene encoding uncharacterized protein LOC102718290 — its product is MAKNRKNKGKKGGGGSGVAAMDTSEGTPVASTAAAAPEPMDTSEGKQKPSSASIALTSVNRKIKKGVQIKRSQNVRKMKAVARAISKNEKAEEKVLKTKSKKSRVQSAKSLYD